The Rhododendron vialii isolate Sample 1 chromosome 5a, ASM3025357v1 genome contains a region encoding:
- the LOC131326960 gene encoding transcription factor ABORTED MICROSPORES-like isoform X1: MRTMNLVQKLLERLRAIVNFKSWDYCVLWQLADDQRFLDWVDCCCAGSENIQNVGEDLFPVSSVPHCRDVMFQHPIAKPCELLAELPSSIPLDSGFYRIYAQALMSNQASWLNFSNNADSKPLEETVGTRVLIPVPVGLVELFVSKQVPEDQEIVDCIASQCTMLLEQQSMIHSSSMDPNFSMNENNQMDLNNNLFLSSPENSNLPYGVTADRMQLHSPMNSFQPFDHTSETRASSKAAFFDGFNSNGLQAMDSTGQPMTMESSSLVLNKETDKDSVKHETGRSESISDDSDGNEDEDDAKWRRRTGKGPQSKNLVAERNRRKKLNDRLFALRSLVPKITKLDKASILSDAIEFVKELQKQVNDLQHELEEQSDDEGIKNNGQSEKLNVGLKCEHEETPDGNNVGAANNGVANPKKQNHDASIYDHKPRQMEPQVEVAQLDGNEFFVRVFCEHKSGGFVILMEALNSLGLEVTSLNVTSYRSLVSNVFQVEKMDSEMVQADDVRDSLLEITRFGGWPDQMAKTSENGDGMDYHHHHHVHGSNCSNGLHNHQTCSHHLHDLRH; the protein is encoded by the exons ATGA GAACAATGAACCTTGTGCAAAAACTGTTGGAGAGGCTAAGGGCCATTGTGAATTTCAAAAGCTGGGATTATTGTGTTCTTTGGCAATTGGCTGACGATCAAAG GTTTCTTGACTGGGTAGATTGTTGCTGTGCTGGATCTGAGAATATCCAAAATGTTGGGGAGGATCTTTTTCCTGTTTCCTCGGTTCCTCATTGCAGAGATGTCATGTTTCAGCATCCAATCGCCAAACCTTGTGAACTTCTTGCTGAATTGCCCTCCTCCATTCCCCTAGATTctgg ATTTTACAGGATTTATGCTCAAGCCTTAATGTCAAACCAAGCCAGTTGGTTGAACTTCTCGAACAACGCAGACTCGAAACCTTTGGAA GAAACAGTGGGGACTAGGGTGCTAATTCCGGTTCCCGTTGGACTGGTTGAGCTGTTTGTTTCCAAACAA GTACCCGAAGATCAAGAAATTGTAGATTGCATTGCATCTCAATGCACCATGTTATTAGAACAACAATCAATGATCCATTCAAGCAGCATGGATCCGAACTTCTCAATGAACGAAAACAACCAAATGGACCTCAACAATAATCTGTTTTTATCATCGCCGGAAAATTCAAACCTGCCATACGGCGTCACTGCTGACAGAATGCAGCTCCATTCTCCGATGAATTCCTTCCAACCATTCGATCACACATCAGAAACTAGAGCTAGTAGCAAGGCGGCCTTCTTTGATGGATTCAACAGTAATGGACTTCAGGCTATGGATTCAACTGGACAACCCATGACTATGGAATCTTCTTCTTTGGTACTTAACAAGGAGACGGATAAGGATTCGGTTAAACACGAGACGGGTAGATCAGAGTCGATATCCGATGATAGTGATGGAAATGAGGACGAAGATGATGCCAAGTGGCGAAGGAGGACAGGGAAAGGGCCTCAGTCAAAAAACCTTGTTGCTGAGAGGAATAGAAGGAAGAAGCTCAATGACCGGCTATTCGCTCTTCGTTCTTTGGTTCCCAAAATTACCAAG TTGGATAAAGCTTCAATCCTCAGCGATGCAATTGAATTTGTGAAGGAATTGCAGAAACAAGTAAACGATCTCCAACATGAACTTGAAGAGCAATCAGATGACGAAGGAATAAAAAACAATGGGCAATCTGAGAAACTGAATGTTGGATTGAAATGTGAACATGAAGAGACTCCTGATGGAAATAACGTGGGAGCAGCCAACAATGGTGTTGCCAaccccaaaaaacaaaatcatgatGCGAGTATTTATGATCACAAACCACGGCAAATGGAG CCTCAAGTAGAAGTGGCACAGCTAGATGGGAATGAGTTCTTTGTGAGGGTATTCTGTGAGCACAAGAGTGGGGGCTTTGTGATCTTGATGGAGGCTTTGAATTCTCTTGGCTTGGAAGTAACAAGCTTGAATGTGACTAGCTACAGATCTCTTGTTTCAAACGTTTTCCAAGTCGAG AAGATGGATAGTGAAATGGTTCAAGCAGATGATGTTAGAGACTCCTTGCTCGAGATAACTCGATTTGGAGGGTGGCCTGATCAAATGGCCAAAACATCTGAGAATGGAGATGGCATGGactatcatcatcatcatcatgtcCATGGCAGCAACTGCTCGAACGGCCTCCACAACCACCAAACCTGCTCTCACCACCTCCACGACCTTCGTCACTGA
- the LOC131326960 gene encoding transcription factor ABORTED MICROSPORES-like isoform X2, with protein sequence MRTMNLVQKLLERLRAIVNFKSWDYCVLWQLADDQRFLDWVDCCCAGSENIQNVGEDLFPVSSVPHCRDVMFQHPIAKPCELLAELPSSIPLDSGIYAQALMSNQASWLNFSNNADSKPLEETVGTRVLIPVPVGLVELFVSKQVPEDQEIVDCIASQCTMLLEQQSMIHSSSMDPNFSMNENNQMDLNNNLFLSSPENSNLPYGVTADRMQLHSPMNSFQPFDHTSETRASSKAAFFDGFNSNGLQAMDSTGQPMTMESSSLVLNKETDKDSVKHETGRSESISDDSDGNEDEDDAKWRRRTGKGPQSKNLVAERNRRKKLNDRLFALRSLVPKITKLDKASILSDAIEFVKELQKQVNDLQHELEEQSDDEGIKNNGQSEKLNVGLKCEHEETPDGNNVGAANNGVANPKKQNHDASIYDHKPRQMEPQVEVAQLDGNEFFVRVFCEHKSGGFVILMEALNSLGLEVTSLNVTSYRSLVSNVFQVEKMDSEMVQADDVRDSLLEITRFGGWPDQMAKTSENGDGMDYHHHHHVHGSNCSNGLHNHQTCSHHLHDLRH encoded by the exons ATGA GAACAATGAACCTTGTGCAAAAACTGTTGGAGAGGCTAAGGGCCATTGTGAATTTCAAAAGCTGGGATTATTGTGTTCTTTGGCAATTGGCTGACGATCAAAG GTTTCTTGACTGGGTAGATTGTTGCTGTGCTGGATCTGAGAATATCCAAAATGTTGGGGAGGATCTTTTTCCTGTTTCCTCGGTTCCTCATTGCAGAGATGTCATGTTTCAGCATCCAATCGCCAAACCTTGTGAACTTCTTGCTGAATTGCCCTCCTCCATTCCCCTAGATTctgg GATTTATGCTCAAGCCTTAATGTCAAACCAAGCCAGTTGGTTGAACTTCTCGAACAACGCAGACTCGAAACCTTTGGAA GAAACAGTGGGGACTAGGGTGCTAATTCCGGTTCCCGTTGGACTGGTTGAGCTGTTTGTTTCCAAACAA GTACCCGAAGATCAAGAAATTGTAGATTGCATTGCATCTCAATGCACCATGTTATTAGAACAACAATCAATGATCCATTCAAGCAGCATGGATCCGAACTTCTCAATGAACGAAAACAACCAAATGGACCTCAACAATAATCTGTTTTTATCATCGCCGGAAAATTCAAACCTGCCATACGGCGTCACTGCTGACAGAATGCAGCTCCATTCTCCGATGAATTCCTTCCAACCATTCGATCACACATCAGAAACTAGAGCTAGTAGCAAGGCGGCCTTCTTTGATGGATTCAACAGTAATGGACTTCAGGCTATGGATTCAACTGGACAACCCATGACTATGGAATCTTCTTCTTTGGTACTTAACAAGGAGACGGATAAGGATTCGGTTAAACACGAGACGGGTAGATCAGAGTCGATATCCGATGATAGTGATGGAAATGAGGACGAAGATGATGCCAAGTGGCGAAGGAGGACAGGGAAAGGGCCTCAGTCAAAAAACCTTGTTGCTGAGAGGAATAGAAGGAAGAAGCTCAATGACCGGCTATTCGCTCTTCGTTCTTTGGTTCCCAAAATTACCAAG TTGGATAAAGCTTCAATCCTCAGCGATGCAATTGAATTTGTGAAGGAATTGCAGAAACAAGTAAACGATCTCCAACATGAACTTGAAGAGCAATCAGATGACGAAGGAATAAAAAACAATGGGCAATCTGAGAAACTGAATGTTGGATTGAAATGTGAACATGAAGAGACTCCTGATGGAAATAACGTGGGAGCAGCCAACAATGGTGTTGCCAaccccaaaaaacaaaatcatgatGCGAGTATTTATGATCACAAACCACGGCAAATGGAG CCTCAAGTAGAAGTGGCACAGCTAGATGGGAATGAGTTCTTTGTGAGGGTATTCTGTGAGCACAAGAGTGGGGGCTTTGTGATCTTGATGGAGGCTTTGAATTCTCTTGGCTTGGAAGTAACAAGCTTGAATGTGACTAGCTACAGATCTCTTGTTTCAAACGTTTTCCAAGTCGAG AAGATGGATAGTGAAATGGTTCAAGCAGATGATGTTAGAGACTCCTTGCTCGAGATAACTCGATTTGGAGGGTGGCCTGATCAAATGGCCAAAACATCTGAGAATGGAGATGGCATGGactatcatcatcatcatcatgtcCATGGCAGCAACTGCTCGAACGGCCTCCACAACCACCAAACCTGCTCTCACCACCTCCACGACCTTCGTCACTGA
- the LOC131326990 gene encoding uncharacterized protein LOC131326990: MAGGRFRELLKKYGKVALGVHFSVSAASITGLYVAINNNVDVESMLAKVGMKGVEEKTAQKEEQSTIQNLPQSNLETNDGFVVEETAAVAVKKRNRTAELAASSGGALALAVLCNKALFPIRVPITIALTPPIARFLARRQIIKNNGFGN, from the exons ATGGCCGGCGGTCGATTCAGGGAGCTCCTCAAGAAGTACGGCAAGGTAGCCCTCGGCGTTCACTTTTCGGTATCAGCGGCGTCGATAACCGGACTCTACGTCGCCATCAACAACAACGTCGACGTCGAGTCCATGCTCGCGAAGGTCGGCATGAAAGGCGTGGAAGAGAAAACCGCTCAGAAAGAAGAACAAAGTACGATACAGAATCTTCCTCAGTCGAATCTCGAAACGAACGATGGGTTCGTGGTTGAGGAAACGGCGGCGGTGGCGGTGAAGAAGAGGAATCGGACGGCCGAGCTGGCGGCGTCGAGCGGCGGAGCGCTCGCTCTGGCAGTGTTGTGTAACAAGGCTCTGTTTCCGATTCGAGTTCCGATTACTATAGCGCTTACGCCACCGATCGCGAGGTTCTTGGCGAGGCGGCAGATCATTAAGAACAAT GGTTTCGGTAATTGA
- the LOC131325719 gene encoding probable ubiquitin-conjugating enzyme E2 23 produces the protein MESELHSDASEVNQPTTTGDVDTTLKGSDTNVNFESNPGDVVRNLQNVTYMYRQDVVRSNSSGKIGIVTEIAGDSDSDSSITDDEDEDDNDEEARGNEEGGSEGNENSSGRSDSRDPLPSDQVRVLWMDESETTQKISDVTVVDRGFLHGDFVAAVSDPTGQVGVVVDVNISVDLLTTDGSVIKDVSSRDLKRVRDFTVGDYVVLGPWLGRIDDVVDNVTVSFDDGSVCKAMKVDPLRLKPVGRMLMEDGHFPYYPGQRVKASSSSVFKNSRWLSGLWKPNRLEGTVTKVTVGSVFIYWIASAGYGPDSSTTPAEEQNPKNLKLLSCFAYANWQLGDWCLFPSPPLSSSVFLDKGLSKLGLHECGKGESDSTKTGPDCDSEVVSQDEANGFCESMDVEMENVLDGSSRNVDGNASQESSTCSSSLSVSKEPVQETWPLHRKKIRKVVIRRDKKSRKKEESFERALLIINTKTRVDVAWQDGTTRCLLDSTTLIPVDSPGDHEFVAEQYIVEKATDDNNDSSEVRRVGVVKSVNAKERTACVRWFKPVVRAEDPREFEKEEVVSVYELEGHPDYDYCYGDVVVRLLPVSVTSDTAASGGSVEEAKLMAGPNNVERDSKKHLGHEETEGASTNEACMDFSDLSWVGNITGLRNGDIEVTWADGMVSTVGPQAIYVVGRDDDESIAGGSEVSDDAASWETFDDDQMDALENANEEIELQNATDISPGSEESENSGRNGALSIPFAALGYVTRLASGIFSRGRKHFDPLSLDHTRENEVKAHGMENFPIRGDSGRESSSHISTEIHGPETTQTSRGDEHDDEAKDLLDVAEALCSLKPEAHHVPSQSGETISSFKGFDIAKDPLDHNFLGANGQNNAGRKWLKKVQQDWNILQNNLPDGIYVRVYEDRMDLLRAVIVGPYGTPYQDGLFFFDFHLPPEYPDVPPSAYYHSGGWRVNPNLYEEGKVCLSLLNTWTGRGNEVWDPSSSSILQVLVSLQGLVLNSKPYFNEAGYDKQIGTAEGEKNSLSYNENTFLLNCKTIMYLLRKTPKDFEDLVREHFRRRGYYILKACDAYMKGYLIGSLTKDASLSERSIANANSVGFKLMMAKIVPKLLLSLNEIGADCDAFKHLQQS, from the exons ATGGAAAGCGAGCTGCATTCGGATGCCTCAGAAGTTAACCAACCCACCACAACTGGGGACGTTGATACTACTTTGAAGGGCTCTGACACAAACGTTAATTTTGAAAGCAACCCGGGTGACGTTGTGAGGAATCTGCAGAATGTCACTTATATGTATCGGCAAGATGTTGTAAGGAGCAACAGTAGTGGAAAGATTGGGATTGTGACCGAAATTGCTGGTGACTCAGACTCAGACAGCAGTATAACTGAcgatgaggatgaggatgatAATGATGAAGAGGCTAGAGGAAATGAGGAAGGAGGTAGTGAGGGCAATGAAAATTCTAGTGGGAGAAGTGATAGCAGAGATCCTCTTCCCTCTGACCAGGTTCGAGTACTTTGGATGGATGAGTCTGAGACAACCCAAAAAATCAGTGATGTAACAGTTGTTGATAGGGGGTTCTTACATGGGGATTTTGTTGCTGCTGTTTCGGACCCAACTGGTCAAGTGGGTGTTGTGGTTGATGTCAATATTTCGGTGGACTTGTTAACTACTGATGGATCTGTTATAAAAGATGTCTCCTCGAGAGACTTGAAACGTGTGAGGGATTTTACTGTTGGCGATTATGTAGTACTTGGTCCCTGGCTTGGTAGAATTGATGATGTTGTAGATAACGTGACAGTGTCATTTGATGATGGTTCTGTGTGCAAAGCTATGAAAGTGGATCCACTGCGTCTCAAACCAGTCGGTAGGATGCTCATGGAAGATGGCCATTTCCCTTACTACCCCGGGCAACGGGTAAAGGCTAGCTCTTCATCTGTTTTCAAGAATTCTAGGTGGCTATCTGGTTTGTGGAAACCTAACCGGTTAGAAGGTACTGTAACTAAAGTTACTGTAGGGTCAGTATTCATATACTGGATAGCATCTGCTGGATATGGACCTGATTCTTCTACTACTCCAGCTGAAGAGCAGAATCCAAAGAACTTAAAGTTATTGTCTTGCTTTGCTTATGCAAATTGGCAATTGGGTGACTGGTGTCTTTTTCCATCACCTCCGCTATCTTCTTCCGTTTTCCTGGACAAGGGTTTATCAAAGCTAGGACTTCATGAGTGCGGCAAAGGTGAATCAGATTCTACTAAAACAGGACCTGATTGTGATTCAGAAGTGGTTTCTCAAGACGAAGCAAATGGATTTTGTGAATCCATGGACGTTGAAATGGAAAATGTGTTGGATGGATCCAGCAGAAATGTAGATGGTAATGCCTCACAAGAGTCCAGTACGTGCAGTAGTTCATTGTCAGTTTCGAAGGAGCCTGTCCAAGAAACTTGGCCTCTTCATCGCAAAAAGATCCGGAAAGTAGTGATTAGGAGAGACAAAAAGTCTCGAAAGAAAGAGGAAAGTTTTGAGAGGGCTCTTTTGATCATCAATACAAAGACAAGAGTTGATGTAGCATGGCAGGATGGGACAACAAGGTGCTTATTAGATTCTACAACTTTGATTCCTGTCGATAGTCCTGGCGATCATGAATTTGTAGCGGAACAGTATATAGTGGAGAAGGCCACTGATGACAATAATGACAGTAGTGAAGTCAGACGTGTTGGGGTTGTGAAAAGTGTTAATGCAAAAGAGAGGACAGCTTGCGTGAGGTGGTTTAAGCCAGTTGTCAGGGCAGAAGATCCTCGAGAGTTCGAAAAGGAGGAAGTGGTGAGTGTTTATGAGCTTGAGGGTCACCCTGACTATGATTATTGTTATGGGGATGTAGTTGTTCGGTTGTTACCTGTTTCCGTAACTTCGGACACAGCTGCTTCTGGAGGTTCTGTTGAGGAAGCAAAACTGATGGCGGGTCCAAATAATGTTGAACGAGATTCGAAAAAGCACTTGGGACATGAGGAAACAGAGGGTGCATCCACCAATGAAGCTTGCATGGACTTCTCAGATCTTTCTTGGGTTGGAAACATAACTGGTCTTAGAAATGGTGATATTGAAGTCACATGGGCTGATGGGATGGTTTCAACG GTTGGCCCTCAAGCAATTTATGTTGTTGGGCGTGATGACGATGAATCAATTGCTGGTGGAAGTGAAGTCAGTGATGATGCTGCTAGCTGGGAAACATTTGATGATGATCAGATGGATGCCCTTGAGAATGCAAATGAG GAAATTGAGCTGCAAAATGCTACTGACATCAGTCCTGGGTCAGAGGAGAGCGAAAATTCTGGAAGGAACGGAGCGCTTTCAATTCCCTTTGCTGCACTAGGATATGTGACCCGACTGGCTAGTGGGATATTTTCGCGGGGAAGAAAACACTTTGATCCATTAAGTTTGGACCACACAAGAGAAAATGAAGTTAAAGCTCATGGAATGGAAAACTTTCCCATCAGAGGTGATTCTGGCCGTGAGTCTAGCTCCCACATTTCCACTGAAATCCATGGTCCAGAAACTACTCAAACTAGTCGTGGAGATGAACATGATGACGAGGCCAAAGATTTGTTGGACGTAGCTGAAGCTCTTTGCAGCTTGAAACCTGAAGCACATCACGTGCCATCACAGTCCGGGGAGACTATTTCCAGTTTCAAAGGCTTTGATATTGCAAAAGATCCtttggaccataattttttgggtgcaaatggACAG AATAATGCCGGAAGGAAATGGCTGAAGAAGGTCCAACAAGATTGGAATATCCTTCAGAATAACTTACCGG ATGGAATTTACGTACGGGTATACGAAGATCGAATGGATCTCTTGAGGGCTGTGATAGTTGGACCATATGGGACACCTTATCAGGATGGccttttcttctttgattttcaCCTTCCACCAGAGTACCCTGATGTCCCGCCG TCAGCATACTATCATTCTGGTGGGTGGCGTGTAAACCCTAACTTGTATGAGGAAGGCAAGGTTTGCCTTAGTCTTTTAAACACCTGGACTGGCAGAGGAAATGAAGTTTGGGATCCTTCATCCTCAAGCATCCTTCAAGTCCTGGTTTCACTCCAGGGGTTAGTTTTAAATTCTAAGCCATACTTTAATGAAGCTGGGTATGATAAGCAAATCGGGACAGCCGAGGGAGAGAAAAATTCGTTGTCCTACAATGAAAATACATTCTTACTGAACTGCAAGACAATTATGTATCTTTTGCGAAAGACGCCAAAG GACTTTGAAGATCTCGTGAGAGAACATTTCAGGAGGCGAGGTTATTACATCCTCAAGGCCTGTGATGCATATATGAAAGGTTACTTAATTGGTTCACTGACAAAGGATGCCTCTTTAAGCGAGAGAAGCATCGCAAATGCAAATTCGGTTGGCTTCAAGCTAATGATGGCTAAGATTGTGCCAAAGCTTTTATTGTCACTGAATGAAATTGGAGCTGATTGTGACGCGTTTAAGCATCTACAGCAGTCATAA
- the LOC131326960 gene encoding transcription factor ABORTED MICROSPORES-like isoform X3, protein MNLVQKLLERLRAIVNFKSWDYCVLWQLADDQRFLDWVDCCCAGSENIQNVGEDLFPVSSVPHCRDVMFQHPIAKPCELLAELPSSIPLDSGFYRIYAQALMSNQASWLNFSNNADSKPLEETVGTRVLIPVPVGLVELFVSKQVPEDQEIVDCIASQCTMLLEQQSMIHSSSMDPNFSMNENNQMDLNNNLFLSSPENSNLPYGVTADRMQLHSPMNSFQPFDHTSETRASSKAAFFDGFNSNGLQAMDSTGQPMTMESSSLVLNKETDKDSVKHETGRSESISDDSDGNEDEDDAKWRRRTGKGPQSKNLVAERNRRKKLNDRLFALRSLVPKITKLDKASILSDAIEFVKELQKQVNDLQHELEEQSDDEGIKNNGQSEKLNVGLKCEHEETPDGNNVGAANNGVANPKKQNHDASIYDHKPRQMEPQVEVAQLDGNEFFVRVFCEHKSGGFVILMEALNSLGLEVTSLNVTSYRSLVSNVFQVEKMDSEMVQADDVRDSLLEITRFGGWPDQMAKTSENGDGMDYHHHHHVHGSNCSNGLHNHQTCSHHLHDLRH, encoded by the exons ATGAACCTTGTGCAAAAACTGTTGGAGAGGCTAAGGGCCATTGTGAATTTCAAAAGCTGGGATTATTGTGTTCTTTGGCAATTGGCTGACGATCAAAG GTTTCTTGACTGGGTAGATTGTTGCTGTGCTGGATCTGAGAATATCCAAAATGTTGGGGAGGATCTTTTTCCTGTTTCCTCGGTTCCTCATTGCAGAGATGTCATGTTTCAGCATCCAATCGCCAAACCTTGTGAACTTCTTGCTGAATTGCCCTCCTCCATTCCCCTAGATTctgg ATTTTACAGGATTTATGCTCAAGCCTTAATGTCAAACCAAGCCAGTTGGTTGAACTTCTCGAACAACGCAGACTCGAAACCTTTGGAA GAAACAGTGGGGACTAGGGTGCTAATTCCGGTTCCCGTTGGACTGGTTGAGCTGTTTGTTTCCAAACAA GTACCCGAAGATCAAGAAATTGTAGATTGCATTGCATCTCAATGCACCATGTTATTAGAACAACAATCAATGATCCATTCAAGCAGCATGGATCCGAACTTCTCAATGAACGAAAACAACCAAATGGACCTCAACAATAATCTGTTTTTATCATCGCCGGAAAATTCAAACCTGCCATACGGCGTCACTGCTGACAGAATGCAGCTCCATTCTCCGATGAATTCCTTCCAACCATTCGATCACACATCAGAAACTAGAGCTAGTAGCAAGGCGGCCTTCTTTGATGGATTCAACAGTAATGGACTTCAGGCTATGGATTCAACTGGACAACCCATGACTATGGAATCTTCTTCTTTGGTACTTAACAAGGAGACGGATAAGGATTCGGTTAAACACGAGACGGGTAGATCAGAGTCGATATCCGATGATAGTGATGGAAATGAGGACGAAGATGATGCCAAGTGGCGAAGGAGGACAGGGAAAGGGCCTCAGTCAAAAAACCTTGTTGCTGAGAGGAATAGAAGGAAGAAGCTCAATGACCGGCTATTCGCTCTTCGTTCTTTGGTTCCCAAAATTACCAAG TTGGATAAAGCTTCAATCCTCAGCGATGCAATTGAATTTGTGAAGGAATTGCAGAAACAAGTAAACGATCTCCAACATGAACTTGAAGAGCAATCAGATGACGAAGGAATAAAAAACAATGGGCAATCTGAGAAACTGAATGTTGGATTGAAATGTGAACATGAAGAGACTCCTGATGGAAATAACGTGGGAGCAGCCAACAATGGTGTTGCCAaccccaaaaaacaaaatcatgatGCGAGTATTTATGATCACAAACCACGGCAAATGGAG CCTCAAGTAGAAGTGGCACAGCTAGATGGGAATGAGTTCTTTGTGAGGGTATTCTGTGAGCACAAGAGTGGGGGCTTTGTGATCTTGATGGAGGCTTTGAATTCTCTTGGCTTGGAAGTAACAAGCTTGAATGTGACTAGCTACAGATCTCTTGTTTCAAACGTTTTCCAAGTCGAG AAGATGGATAGTGAAATGGTTCAAGCAGATGATGTTAGAGACTCCTTGCTCGAGATAACTCGATTTGGAGGGTGGCCTGATCAAATGGCCAAAACATCTGAGAATGGAGATGGCATGGactatcatcatcatcatcatgtcCATGGCAGCAACTGCTCGAACGGCCTCCACAACCACCAAACCTGCTCTCACCACCTCCACGACCTTCGTCACTGA